A window from Streptomyces sp. NBC_00271 encodes these proteins:
- a CDS encoding tetratricopeptide repeat protein, which yields MRIFGKGRHRPSASWRQATDRAFTLIGDGRYEDAGALLTRAADLEPWLSESWFNLALLHKFRHDWEQARAAGLRAVALLDRETGAPDWWNVGIAATALQDWPLARRAWQAYGLRVPGGAAVSGEPVGMDLGSAAVRLSPEGEAEVVWGRRLDPARVEVLSIPLPSSGRRWGEVVLHDGVPHGERTTAAGHAYPVFDEIELWAPSPVPTWVVLLEAATEEDRDALEQLAADAGFAAEDWSSSVRLLCRMCSESRMPSDEGDGEHLDPHDHSEPGHPGPLGHRTDGQLWVPERECGVAAPAGLVRGLLDGWVADSPDSRDWRDLEEVC from the coding sequence GTGAGGATCTTCGGCAAGGGACGACACCGGCCCTCCGCCTCATGGCGGCAGGCCACCGATCGCGCGTTCACGCTGATCGGCGACGGCCGGTACGAGGACGCGGGAGCGCTGTTGACGCGCGCCGCGGACCTGGAGCCCTGGCTGTCGGAGTCCTGGTTCAACCTGGCCCTGCTGCACAAGTTCCGGCACGACTGGGAGCAGGCGCGGGCCGCGGGCCTCAGGGCCGTCGCACTTCTCGACCGGGAGACGGGCGCCCCCGACTGGTGGAACGTCGGGATCGCCGCCACCGCCCTGCAGGACTGGCCGCTGGCCCGCCGTGCCTGGCAGGCGTACGGGCTGCGGGTGCCCGGCGGGGCCGCCGTCTCCGGGGAACCGGTGGGCATGGACCTCGGCAGTGCGGCCGTACGGCTGTCGCCGGAGGGCGAGGCCGAGGTCGTGTGGGGGCGCAGGCTCGATCCGGCCCGGGTGGAGGTCCTGTCCATTCCGCTGCCGTCCTCGGGGCGGCGCTGGGGCGAGGTCGTGCTGCACGACGGTGTCCCGCACGGGGAGCGGACGACCGCCGCCGGGCACGCCTATCCCGTCTTCGACGAGATCGAGCTGTGGGCGCCCTCCCCGGTGCCCACCTGGGTGGTCCTCCTGGAGGCCGCCACCGAGGAGGACCGCGACGCCCTGGAGCAGCTCGCGGCGGACGCCGGCTTCGCCGCGGAGGACTGGTCCTCGTCCGTACGGCTGCTGTGCCGGATGTGTTCCGAGTCGCGGATGCCGTCCGACGAGGGCGACGGTGAGCATCTCGACCCGCACGACCACAGCGAGCCCGGGCATCCGGGGCCGCTCGGTCACCGCACCGACGGGCAGCTGTGGGTGCCGGAGCGGGAGTGCGGGGTGGCTGCGCCGGCCGGGCTGGTGCGGGGGCTGTTGGACGGGTGGGTCGCCGACAGTCCGGACTCCCGGGACTGGCGGGATCTCGAAGAGGTTTGCTGA
- the def gene encoding peptide deformylase, with the protein MAQQDTEQQHSGVLPVDDEGFVNDTEDGEEREAAYRERGTSRPITVVGNPVLHKECKDVTEFGPELDQLVADMFASQRTAEGVGLAANQIGVDLKVFVYDCQDDEGKRHVGVVCNPVLVELPAEQRRLDDSNEGCLSVPTAYAPLARPDYAEVTGQDEKGNPIKVRGTGYFARCLQHETDHLYGYLYIDRLSKRERKEALRQMAENEPRYPIVAND; encoded by the coding sequence ATGGCGCAGCAGGACACCGAGCAGCAGCACTCTGGAGTGCTCCCCGTGGACGACGAGGGTTTCGTCAACGACACCGAGGACGGTGAGGAGCGCGAGGCGGCCTACCGTGAGCGCGGTACCTCGCGGCCGATCACGGTCGTCGGCAACCCGGTGCTGCACAAGGAGTGCAAGGACGTCACCGAGTTCGGGCCCGAGCTCGACCAGCTGGTCGCCGACATGTTCGCCAGCCAGCGCACCGCCGAGGGCGTGGGCCTGGCGGCGAACCAGATCGGTGTCGACCTGAAGGTCTTCGTCTACGACTGCCAGGACGACGAGGGCAAGCGGCACGTCGGTGTCGTCTGCAACCCCGTCCTCGTCGAGCTGCCCGCCGAGCAGCGCCGCCTCGACGACAGCAACGAGGGCTGCCTCTCGGTGCCGACCGCCTACGCGCCGCTGGCCCGCCCCGACTACGCGGAGGTCACCGGGCAGGACGAGAAGGGCAACCCGATCAAGGTGCGCGGCACCGGCTACTTCGCGCGCTGCCTCCAGCACGAGACCGACCACCTGTACGGCTACCTCTACATCGACCGGCTCTCCAAGCGCGAGCGCAAGGAAGCCCTGCGGCAGATGGCCGAGAACGAGCCCCGCTACCCGATCGTCGCGAACGACTGA
- the cyc1 gene encoding epi-isozizaene synthase has product MHAFSHGTSSTPTVVAVPPALSLPVIESAFPRQLHPYWPRLQENTRSWLREKRLMPADKVDEYADGLCYTDLMAGYYIGAPDEVMQAIADYSAWFFVWDDRHDRDVIHGRPGAWRRLRFQLHAALDSPREHLHHRDPLVAGFADTMVRLYSFPTRKWNARFARHFHAVIEAYDREFRNRVNGTVPTVEEYLELRRLTFAHWIWTDLLEPSAGCELPTAVRNHFAYRRAALLSQEFAAWYNDLCSLPKEIAGDEVHNLGISLIHHEGLTLEEAVQDIRRRIEECITEFLDAEKDLNRFAETLADGTVHGKELSLAVKACLGNMRNWFSSVYWFHHESGRYTVDSWDDRSTPPYVNNEAAGES; this is encoded by the coding sequence GTGCATGCATTCTCACACGGCACTTCATCGACACCGACCGTGGTCGCGGTTCCACCGGCGCTCTCTCTCCCGGTGATCGAGTCCGCGTTTCCCCGCCAACTGCACCCGTATTGGCCGAGGCTTCAGGAGAACACACGTTCGTGGCTGAGGGAAAAACGCCTCATGCCGGCGGACAAGGTCGACGAATATGCCGACGGCCTTTGCTATACGGACCTGATGGCGGGCTACTACATTGGCGCTCCCGACGAGGTCATGCAGGCGATAGCGGACTACAGCGCGTGGTTCTTCGTCTGGGACGACCGCCACGACCGCGATGTCATCCACGGCAGGCCCGGCGCCTGGCGGAGGCTCCGGTTCCAGCTTCATGCGGCTCTCGACTCCCCGAGGGAGCACCTGCACCACCGGGATCCCCTGGTCGCGGGGTTCGCGGACACCATGGTGCGCCTGTACTCGTTCCCGACCAGGAAGTGGAACGCGCGCTTCGCCCGGCATTTCCACGCGGTGATCGAGGCGTACGACCGGGAATTCCGCAACCGTGTCAACGGCACCGTGCCCACGGTCGAGGAATATCTGGAACTGCGGCGGCTCACCTTCGCGCACTGGATCTGGACCGACCTTCTGGAGCCGAGCGCGGGCTGCGAACTTCCCACCGCCGTGCGGAACCATTTCGCATATCGGCGGGCGGCGCTGCTGAGCCAGGAATTCGCGGCCTGGTACAACGATCTCTGCTCGCTCCCGAAAGAAATCGCGGGCGACGAGGTCCACAATCTCGGAATCAGCCTCATCCATCACGAGGGGCTGACACTCGAAGAAGCGGTCCAGGACATCCGGCGGCGGATCGAGGAATGCATCACCGAATTCCTCGACGCGGAAAAGGACCTCAACCGGTTCGCCGAAACACTCGCGGACGGCACCGTGCACGGCAAGGAATTGAGCCTCGCCGTGAAAGCGTGCCTCGGCAATATGCGGAACTGGTTCAGCTCCGTGTACTGGTTCCACCACGAGTCCGGCCGGTACACCGTCGACAGCTGGGACGACCGCTCCACACCCCCGTACGTCAACAACGAAGCGGCAGGTGAGTCATGA
- a CDS encoding bifunctional albaflavenone monooxygenase/terpene synthase, giving the protein MTVESVKPAQPAAPQLPVPPLAGGGVPVLGHGWKLVRDPLGFLARLRDHGDVVRLKLGPKTVYALTSPALTGAMALSTDFKIDGPLWESLEGLLGKEGVATANGPRHRRQRRTIQPAFRLDIIPEYGPIMEEEARALAERMGSGEPVDCTSESFRVAVRIAARCLLRGEFMDERAERLSVALATVFRGMYRRMVIPAGPLYRLPLPANRKFDRALADLHLLVDEIVAERRASGQKPDDLLTALLEAKDENGEPIGEQEIHDQVVAILTPGSETVASTIMWLLQVLTEHPEHAARVAEEVKSVVGDRPVAFDDVRKLSYTNNVVVESMRLRPAVWILTRRAVTETELGGYRIPAGADIVYSPFAIQRDPRSYDGHLDFDPDRWLPERAKDVPKHAMSPFSVGNRKCPSDHFSMAQLSLITATVASRWRFEQVSESNDATRVGITLRPYRLLLRALPR; this is encoded by the coding sequence ATGACCGTCGAGTCCGTGAAGCCCGCGCAACCCGCGGCACCGCAGCTGCCCGTCCCACCCCTGGCCGGGGGCGGCGTACCCGTCCTGGGCCACGGCTGGAAACTGGTCCGCGACCCGCTGGGCTTCCTCGCCCGGCTCCGCGACCACGGCGACGTCGTACGGCTCAAGCTGGGCCCCAAGACGGTGTACGCGCTCACCTCGCCGGCCCTCACCGGAGCGATGGCGCTCAGCACCGACTTCAAGATCGACGGACCCCTCTGGGAGTCCCTGGAAGGCCTGCTCGGCAAGGAGGGCGTCGCCACCGCGAACGGGCCCAGGCACCGTCGTCAGCGCCGCACCATCCAGCCCGCGTTCCGACTCGACATCATCCCCGAGTACGGACCGATCATGGAGGAGGAGGCGCGTGCGCTCGCCGAGCGCATGGGGTCGGGCGAGCCCGTCGACTGCACCTCCGAGTCGTTCCGCGTCGCCGTGCGCATCGCGGCCCGCTGTCTGCTGCGCGGCGAGTTCATGGACGAGCGCGCCGAGCGGCTGAGCGTCGCGCTCGCCACCGTGTTCCGCGGCATGTACCGGCGCATGGTGATCCCGGCGGGCCCGCTCTATCGGCTGCCGCTTCCGGCCAACCGCAAATTCGACCGCGCATTGGCCGATTTGCATCTCCTAGTCGACGAGATCGTCGCCGAGCGCCGCGCATCCGGTCAAAAGCCGGACGATTTGCTGACGGCATTGCTGGAAGCGAAGGACGAGAACGGCGAGCCGATCGGCGAACAGGAGATCCACGACCAAGTCGTAGCGATACTCACGCCCGGCAGCGAAACCGTGGCGTCCACGATCATGTGGCTGCTGCAAGTCCTCACCGAACACCCAGAACACGCCGCGCGGGTGGCCGAGGAGGTCAAATCCGTCGTCGGGGACCGGCCCGTCGCATTCGACGACGTCCGGAAGCTGTCGTACACCAACAATGTCGTTGTCGAGTCGATGCGGCTGCGCCCCGCCGTATGGATTTTGACCCGGCGGGCGGTGACCGAAACCGAACTCGGCGGCTATCGGATACCCGCAGGTGCCGACATCGTCTACAGTCCGTTCGCCATCCAGCGTGATCCGCGCTCGTACGACGGGCATCTGGATTTCGACCCCGACCGCTGGCTTCCGGAACGCGCCAAGGACGTCCCGAAGCACGCCATGAGCCCCTTCAGCGTGGGCAACCGGAAGTGCCCGAGCGACCACTTCTCGATGGCGCAGCTCAGCCTGATCACGGCGACGGTGGCGTCCCGGTGGCGGTTCGAGCAGGTCTCCGAGTCCAATGACGCGACCCGCGTCGGCATCACCCTGCGTCCGTACCGGCTGCTGCTGAGGGCCCTGCCGCGATGA
- a CDS encoding GlxA family transcriptional regulator codes for MLKNVAAVLLDGVHPFELGVVCEVFGIDRSDDGLPVYDFAVASAEGPTLSTHAGFSLTTEHGLERLESADLIALPAGNSYVTRSYPPELLDALHRATDRGARVLSVCSGVFVLGAAGLLDGRRCAVHWHHAEELTRQYPKAIVEPDVLYVDEDPVITSAGTAAGIDACLHIVRKEQGPEVANAIARRMVVPPHRDGGQAQYIERPLPRSTCDTVGEVLVWMERHLDREVTVEQLAARAHMSPRTFARRFQQETGTTPYRWILRQRVLLAQELLEASDETMDAIAGRTGFGTAAALRHQFVRSLGTTPQAYRRTFRGPRAA; via the coding sequence ATGCTGAAAAACGTGGCCGCGGTCCTGCTCGACGGTGTGCACCCCTTCGAACTCGGGGTCGTCTGCGAGGTGTTCGGCATCGACCGCAGCGACGACGGCCTGCCCGTCTACGACTTCGCGGTCGCCTCCGCCGAGGGCCCGACCCTGAGCACCCACGCGGGGTTCTCGCTGACCACGGAGCACGGCCTGGAGCGGCTGGAGAGCGCCGACCTCATCGCTCTCCCCGCCGGGAACTCCTATGTGACCCGGTCCTATCCGCCCGAACTGCTCGACGCCCTGCACCGCGCCACGGACCGCGGCGCCCGGGTGCTCAGCGTCTGCTCCGGTGTCTTCGTGCTCGGCGCGGCCGGGCTCCTCGACGGGCGGCGCTGCGCCGTGCACTGGCACCACGCCGAGGAGCTCACCCGGCAGTACCCGAAGGCGATCGTCGAACCGGACGTGCTGTACGTGGACGAGGACCCGGTGATCACCTCGGCCGGCACCGCCGCCGGAATCGACGCCTGTCTGCACATCGTCCGCAAGGAACAGGGCCCCGAGGTCGCCAACGCCATCGCACGCCGTATGGTGGTGCCCCCGCACCGGGACGGCGGGCAGGCCCAGTACATCGAGCGCCCGCTGCCCCGCTCCACCTGCGACACGGTCGGCGAGGTGCTGGTATGGATGGAGCGCCACCTCGACCGGGAGGTGACCGTCGAGCAGCTCGCGGCCCGCGCCCACATGTCCCCGCGCACCTTCGCACGCCGGTTCCAGCAGGAGACCGGCACCACCCCGTACCGCTGGATCCTGCGCCAAAGGGTGCTGTTGGCACAGGAGTTGCTGGAGGCGTCGGACGAGACGATGGACGCGATCGCGGGCCGCACCGGGTTCGGCACCGCGGCCGCGCTGCGCCACCAGTTCGTCCGGAGCCTGGGGACGACCCCGCAGGCGTACCGGCGCACGTTCAGGGGCCCGCGGGCTGCCTGA
- a CDS encoding putative Ig domain-containing protein produces MRETPPSRPARRLRRLLTAAAPALALTVAGLMAAPAANAQPAPTTAKPSRAAQNAKALTAPAAQAVHSTGKAGQKVPTTHLCGAPTAGHAACFAQRRTDIKQKLAATISPNAAAAVSGLSPANLHSAYNLPSTGGSGLTVAVVDAYNDPNAESDLATYRSQFGLSACTKANGCFKQVSQTGSTSSLPTNDTGWAGEEALDIDMVSAVCPNCNIVLVEANSATDSDLGTAENEAVTLGAKFVSNSWGGSESSSQTSEDTSYFKHPGVAITVSSGDSAYGAEYPATSQYVTAVGGTALSTSSNSRGWTESVWKTSSTEGTGSGCSAYDAKPSWQTDTGCSKRMESDVSAVADPATGVAVYDTYGGSGWAVYGGTSASSPIIAGVYALAGTPGSSDYPAKYPYSHTSNLYDVTSGNNGSCSPSYFCTAATGYDGPTGWGTPNGTTAFASGTSTGNTVTVTNPGSQSTTTGGSVSLQISASDSAGATLTYSASGLPTGLSISSSTGLISGTASTAGTYSVTVSASDSTGASGSASFTWTVSTSGGGTCTSAQLLGNPGFESGNTTWSASSGVITNSSSEAAHAGSYKAWLDGYGSTHTDTLSQSVTIPSGCKASFTFYLHIDTAETTTSSQYDKLTVTAGSTTLATYSNLNTASGYAQKTFDLSSFAGSTVTLKFSGVEDSSLQTSFVVDDTAVTTS; encoded by the coding sequence ATGCGTGAGACACCCCCCAGCAGGCCCGCCCGGCGACTGCGAAGACTTCTGACCGCCGCCGCGCCCGCCCTCGCCCTCACGGTCGCCGGACTCATGGCGGCCCCGGCCGCGAACGCGCAGCCGGCGCCGACCACCGCCAAGCCCTCCCGGGCCGCCCAGAACGCGAAGGCCCTGACCGCCCCGGCCGCGCAGGCCGTGCACTCCACGGGCAAGGCGGGCCAGAAGGTGCCGACCACGCACCTGTGCGGTGCCCCGACGGCCGGTCACGCGGCCTGTTTCGCGCAGCGCCGCACCGACATCAAGCAGAAGCTGGCCGCCACGATCTCGCCGAACGCCGCCGCCGCGGTGTCCGGTCTGAGCCCGGCCAACCTGCACAGCGCCTACAACCTGCCCTCCACCGGCGGCTCCGGCCTGACCGTCGCCGTGGTCGACGCGTACAACGACCCCAACGCGGAGTCGGACCTCGCGACCTACCGTTCGCAGTTCGGCCTGTCGGCCTGCACCAAGGCCAACGGCTGCTTCAAGCAGGTCAGCCAGACCGGCTCGACCAGCTCCCTGCCGACCAACGACACCGGCTGGGCGGGTGAGGAGGCGCTCGACATCGACATGGTCAGCGCGGTCTGCCCGAACTGCAACATCGTCCTCGTCGAGGCCAACTCGGCCACCGACTCCGACCTCGGCACCGCCGAGAACGAGGCCGTGACGCTGGGCGCGAAGTTCGTCTCCAACAGCTGGGGCGGCTCCGAGTCCTCCTCGCAGACCAGCGAGGACACCTCGTACTTCAAGCACCCGGGCGTCGCCATCACCGTCTCCTCCGGTGACTCCGCCTACGGCGCCGAGTACCCGGCCACGTCCCAGTACGTGACGGCAGTCGGCGGCACCGCGCTGTCCACCAGCTCCAACAGCCGCGGCTGGACCGAGTCCGTGTGGAAGACCAGCAGCACCGAGGGCACCGGCTCCGGCTGCTCCGCCTACGACGCGAAGCCGAGCTGGCAGACCGACACCGGCTGTTCCAAGCGCATGGAGTCCGACGTCTCCGCGGTCGCCGACCCCGCCACCGGCGTGGCCGTCTACGACACCTACGGCGGCTCCGGCTGGGCGGTCTACGGCGGCACGAGTGCCTCCTCGCCGATCATCGCGGGTGTGTACGCCCTCGCGGGCACCCCGGGCTCCAGCGACTACCCGGCGAAGTACCCGTACTCCCACACCTCGAACCTGTACGACGTGACCAGCGGCAACAACGGCTCCTGCTCGCCCTCGTACTTCTGCACCGCGGCCACCGGCTACGACGGCCCGACCGGCTGGGGCACCCCGAACGGCACCACCGCCTTCGCGTCGGGCACCAGCACCGGCAACACGGTGACCGTCACCAACCCGGGCAGCCAGTCCACCACCACCGGCGGTTCGGTCAGCCTGCAGATCTCGGCGAGCGACAGCGCGGGCGCGACCCTCACCTACAGCGCGAGCGGTCTGCCGACCGGCCTTTCGATCAGCAGCTCCACCGGTCTGATCTCCGGCACCGCGAGCACGGCCGGTACGTACAGCGTCACCGTCTCCGCCTCCGACAGCACGGGCGCCTCCGGCTCCGCCTCCTTCACCTGGACCGTCAGCACCTCCGGCGGCGGCACCTGCACCTCGGCGCAGCTGCTCGGCAACCCGGGCTTCGAGTCGGGCAACACCACCTGGAGCGCCAGCAGCGGCGTGATCACCAACTCCAGCAGTGAGGCCGCGCACGCCGGTTCGTACAAGGCATGGCTGGACGGCTACGGCTCGACGCACACCGACACGCTCTCCCAGTCGGTGACGATCCCGTCCGGCTGCAAGGCCAGCTTCACCTTCTACCTGCACATCGACACCGCGGAGACCACCACAAGCAGCCAGTACGACAAGCTGACGGTCACCGCCGGATCGACCACCCTGGCGACGTACTCGAACCTCAACACCGCCTCCGGCTACGCCCAGAAGACCTTCGACCTGTCCTCGTTCGCCGGGTCCACCGTCACCCTGAAGTTCAGCGGTGTCGAGGACTCCTCCCTCCAGACCAGCTTCGTCGTCGACGACACCGCCGTCACGACCAGCTGA
- a CDS encoding ribonucleotide-diphosphate reductase subunit beta → MSSIEKNLLDPGFELTLRPMRYPDFYERYRDAIKNTWTVEEVDLHSDVADLAKLSQGEQHMIGRLVAFFATGDSIVSNNLVLTLYKHINSPEARLYLSRQLFEEAVHVQFYLTLLDTYLPDPEDRAAAFDAVESIPSIREKAEFCFKWMDSVEKLDRLETKADRRRFLLNLICFAACIEGLFFYGAFAYVYWFRSRGLLHGLATGTNWVFRDETMHMSFAFEVVDTVRKEEPELFDDQLQQQVTDMLREAVEAELQFARDLCGEGLPGMNTDSMRQYLECVADQRLQRLGFAPVYGSENPFSFMELQGVQELTNFFERRPSAYQVAVEGSVGFDEDF, encoded by the coding sequence ATGAGCTCCATCGAAAAGAACCTGCTCGACCCGGGCTTCGAACTCACGCTCCGCCCCATGCGCTACCCCGATTTCTACGAGCGCTACCGGGACGCCATCAAGAACACCTGGACCGTGGAGGAGGTCGACCTCCACTCGGACGTGGCCGACCTCGCGAAGCTCTCGCAGGGCGAGCAGCACATGATCGGCCGGCTGGTCGCGTTCTTCGCGACGGGTGACTCGATCGTGTCGAACAACCTCGTGCTGACCCTCTACAAGCACATCAACTCCCCCGAGGCGCGCCTGTATCTCTCCAGGCAGCTGTTCGAGGAGGCAGTACACGTCCAGTTCTATCTGACCCTGCTGGACACCTACCTTCCCGACCCGGAGGACCGCGCCGCCGCCTTCGACGCCGTCGAGAGCATCCCCTCGATCCGCGAGAAGGCCGAGTTCTGCTTCAAGTGGATGGACTCGGTGGAGAAGCTGGACCGTCTGGAGACCAAGGCGGACCGGCGTCGCTTCCTGCTCAACCTCATCTGCTTCGCCGCGTGCATCGAGGGCCTCTTCTTCTACGGCGCCTTCGCGTACGTCTACTGGTTCCGCAGCCGGGGTCTGCTGCACGGTCTCGCCACCGGCACCAACTGGGTGTTCCGCGACGAGACGATGCACATGTCCTTCGCCTTCGAGGTGGTGGACACCGTGCGCAAGGAGGAGCCGGAGCTCTTCGACGACCAGCTCCAGCAGCAGGTCACCGACATGCTGAGGGAGGCCGTCGAGGCCGAGCTGCAGTTCGCGCGCGACCTGTGCGGTGAGGGTCTGCCGGGCATGAACACCGACTCGATGCGCCAGTATCTGGAGTGCGTGGCCGACCAGCGTCTCCAGCGTCTCGGCTTCGCCCCGGTGTACGGCTCCGAGAACCCCTTCTCCTTCATGGAGCTCCAGGGCGTCCAGGAGCTGACCAACTTCTTCGAGCGCCGCCCCTCGGCGTACCAGGTGGCGGTGGAGGGCTCGGTCGGCTTCGACGAGGACTTCTGA
- a CDS encoding ribonucleoside-diphosphate reductase subunit alpha: MTIAPADPASATAFAQQERKQVLVETDGPGTTLLRTLTDLTADLPDADPGRVAAAALRGRSAHADDTELRELATEAAAGLISEDPVYSRLAARLLTISIAAEAASQGVTSFSGSIATGHREGLIADRTAEFVRLHTARLDALIDTDGDDRFGYFGLRTLHSRYLLRHPITRKVVETPQHFMLRVASGLAEDDTNRALDEVAALYGLMSRLDYLPSSPTLFNSGTRHPQMSSCYLLDSPLDELDSIYDRYHQVARLSKHAGGIGLSYSRIRSRGSLIRGTNGHSNGIVPFLKTLDASVAAVNQGGRRKGAAAVYLETWHSDIEEFLELRDNTGEDARRTHNLNLAHWIPDEFMRRVDTDGQWSLFSPSDVPELVDLWGDEFDAAYRRAEAAGLAKKTIPARDLYGRMMRTLAQTGNGWMTFKDAANRTANQTAEPGHTVHSSNLCTEILEVTDDGETAVCNLGSVNLGAFVVDGDIDWERLDETVRTAVTFLDRVVDINFYPTEQAGRSNAKWRPVGLGAMGLQDVFFKLRVPFDSPQAKALSTRIAERIMLAAYEASADLAERSGPLPAWEKTRTARGVLHPDHYGVELTWPERWAALRERIAAVGMRNSLLLAIAPTATIASIAGVYECIEPQVSNLFKRETLSGEFLQVNSYLVDELKKLGVWDAQTREALRESNGSVQGFTWVPQDVRDLYRTAWEIPQRGLIDMAAARTPFLDQAQSLNLFLETPTIGKLSSMYAYAWKSGLKTTYYLRSRPATRIARAAQAQAQPEKTIPVQVIPDEDAVACSLENPESCEACQ; the protein is encoded by the coding sequence GTGACCATCGCGCCAGCCGACCCGGCTTCAGCTACCGCTTTCGCACAGCAGGAGCGGAAGCAGGTCCTGGTGGAGACGGACGGTCCCGGTACCACTCTGCTGCGTACCCTGACCGACCTCACCGCCGACCTCCCCGACGCCGACCCCGGCCGGGTCGCCGCCGCCGCGCTGCGCGGCCGGTCCGCGCACGCGGACGACACGGAGCTGCGCGAACTGGCCACCGAGGCGGCCGCGGGCCTCATCTCCGAGGACCCCGTCTACTCCCGGCTGGCGGCCAGGCTGCTGACGATCAGCATCGCGGCGGAGGCCGCCTCGCAGGGCGTCACGTCCTTCTCCGGGTCGATCGCCACGGGTCACCGCGAGGGCCTGATCGCCGACCGCACGGCGGAGTTCGTCCGGCTGCACACGGCCCGGCTGGACGCGCTGATCGACACCGACGGCGACGACCGCTTCGGCTACTTCGGCCTGCGCACCCTGCACAGCCGCTATCTGCTCCGGCACCCGATCACCCGCAAGGTCGTCGAGACGCCCCAGCACTTCATGCTGCGCGTGGCGTCGGGCCTGGCCGAGGACGACACGAACCGGGCCCTGGACGAGGTCGCGGCGCTCTACGGGCTCATGAGCCGCCTCGACTACCTCCCCTCCTCCCCCACGCTGTTCAACTCCGGTACGCGGCACCCGCAGATGTCGTCCTGCTACCTCCTCGACTCCCCGCTGGACGAGCTGGACTCCATCTACGACCGCTACCACCAGGTGGCCCGCCTCTCGAAGCACGCGGGTGGCATCGGACTTTCGTACTCCCGGATCCGTTCGCGCGGTTCGCTGATCCGCGGTACGAACGGGCACTCCAACGGGATCGTCCCGTTCCTGAAGACCCTCGACGCCTCGGTCGCCGCGGTGAACCAGGGCGGCCGGCGCAAGGGCGCGGCCGCGGTCTACCTGGAGACCTGGCACTCCGACATCGAGGAGTTCCTGGAGCTGCGCGACAACACCGGTGAGGACGCCCGCCGTACGCACAACCTGAACCTCGCGCACTGGATCCCGGACGAGTTCATGCGCCGGGTCGACACCGACGGGCAGTGGTCCCTCTTCTCGCCCTCCGACGTGCCCGAGCTGGTCGACCTGTGGGGCGACGAGTTCGACGCGGCGTACCGCAGGGCGGAGGCGGCCGGCCTCGCCAAGAAGACCATCCCGGCCCGTGACCTCTACGGCCGCATGATGCGTACCCTCGCGCAGACCGGCAACGGCTGGATGACCTTCAAGGACGCCGCCAACCGCACCGCCAACCAGACGGCGGAGCCGGGCCACACCGTCCACTCCTCGAACCTCTGCACCGAGATCCTGGAGGTCACGGACGACGGGGAGACGGCGGTCTGCAACCTCGGCTCGGTCAACCTGGGCGCCTTCGTGGTCGACGGGGACATCGACTGGGAGCGGCTGGACGAGACGGTCCGCACCGCCGTCACCTTCCTCGACCGTGTCGTCGACATCAACTTCTACCCGACCGAGCAGGCCGGCCGGTCGAACGCGAAGTGGCGGCCCGTCGGCCTCGGCGCGATGGGGCTGCAGGACGTCTTCTTCAAGCTGCGCGTCCCCTTCGACTCCCCGCAGGCCAAGGCCCTCTCCACCCGGATCGCCGAGCGGATCATGCTCGCCGCGTACGAGGCCTCGGCCGACCTCGCGGAGCGCAGCGGCCCGCTCCCGGCCTGGGAGAAGACCCGTACGGCCCGTGGCGTCCTGCACCCCGACCACTACGGCGTGGAGCTGACCTGGCCGGAGCGCTGGGCGGCCCTGCGGGAACGTATCGCCGCGGTCGGCATGCGCAACTCCCTCCTCCTCGCCATCGCGCCGACCGCCACCATCGCGTCCATCGCGGGTGTGTACGAGTGCATCGAGCCGCAGGTGTCCAACCTGTTCAAGCGCGAGACGCTCTCCGGTGAGTTCCTCCAGGTCAACTCCTACCTGGTGGACGAGCTGAAGAAGCTCGGCGTGTGGGACGCGCAGACCCGCGAGGCGCTGCGTGAGTCCAACGGCTCGGTGCAGGGCTTCACTTGGGTGCCGCAGGACGTCCGCGACCTGTACCGCACGGCCTGGGAGATCCCGCAGCGTGGCCTGATCGACATGGCCGCCGCCCGCACCCCGTTCCTGGACCAGGCCCAGTCCCTGAACCTCTTCCTGGAGACGCCGACCATCGGCAAGCTCTCCTCGATGTACGCGTACGCCTGGAAGTCGGGCCTGAAGACGACGTACTACCTGCGCTCCCGCCCGGCGACCCGTATCGCGCGCGCCGCCCAGGCGCAGGCCCAGCCCGAGAAGACCATCCCCGTGCAGGTGATCCCCGACGAGGACGCCGTCGCCTGCTCCCTTGAGAACCCCGAGTCCTGCGAGGCCTGCCAGTAA